The region TCAGAACGAAACCGCCAACCTTAATGTTCTGCGGAGCTTCCATGAGAGGCGTCCCAATGCTGGATGGCCGAAATTGTAGCACAATTTCAACCTTCTTTCAGGGAGGTTTCATGACATTTGGCTGTTCCTCCTCAAGGCTTGAAAGCATTCCTGTCACGGAGGTCATCATGACTTGCAACGCCCTACGTGCCGCCAGCTTGGCGGTCTGCTTGGCTGCATCTCAGCCGGTTGCATCGGCCCCTGATGCTGCCCAGCCAATCGATACACCTTCTCTCTTGGAGACAATTGTCCTTTGGCTTTCGGCCAACTTTGATCTTCCAGTCCCTGACCGACCTCCTCGTATCGCAACATTGCCGGAGGCCGATCTGGTGATAATGCGCTACGGACCAGAGGCTAAGGTCCCATCGGGCCATGTTGCGGCCGTCTATGACGATGCCGAGGAGACAATT is a window of Sulfitobacter sp. W027 DNA encoding:
- a CDS encoding DUF6647 family protein codes for the protein MTFGCSSSRLESIPVTEVIMTCNALRAASLAVCLAASQPVASAPDAAQPIDTPSLLETIVLWLSANFDLPVPDRPPRIATLPEADLVIMRYGPEAKVPSGHVAAVYDDAEETIYLFQGWTGRTPAELSVLVHEVVHHLQSAANLRFACPAERERVAYRAQGEWLTLFDETLESAFNIDAAKILVSTVCTY